AATTCAGCTCAAATCAGTTCAAATCAACTCAATTCAGCTCAAATCAGTTCAAATCAACTCAATTCAGCTCAAATCAACTCAATTCAATCCGATTCATTACAATTCAAAATCAACTCAATTCAATCCGATTCATTACAACTCAAATCACTTCAAATCAACTAAAATCAGCTCAAATCAGCTCAATTCATTTGGTGAAATCCGTTCTGTTCTGCTCCATTAAGCTGGACAGGATTGGGGTCAGCTGAATCCACACAGATCAAACACTGCGACCCAGTGCTTTGATCTCTACTCAACATTTCTTTAATTACAGCCAATTAAACAGGGCTAATTACGGCCGTCAGGAGCTGAGGACCCAAACCCACCATTACCCCAGAAACCATGGAAACTTCACACAGCCCCTCAGCTTTACCCCAGGGGCTCCAGCAGCCCCCGCGAGTGAACTCCAGCCCTGAGCTCCAATCAATTTACatctcactccctctcctgcgGGACGAGGGGTGAAGGCTGAGTGCctgggctgggggggggggatttggTTGTGAGGTTGTGGGTCAATGTTCTGGGAGCGCCCCTCTTCTCTTTGAAGGTCTGGAGGTCTCCGCCGTGTTTGTCCAGTCAGAATAGCATCTGTTTCTCACTTCTGAGGGCGACGGCCTGCACCCCTCCAGTCAAAAGAGGGGGCGTGCCCCGGCTGCCATTTGCTTTCTAAATTGGATTCCGACGCCCCCTCCCGCCCCATGCTCCtctggctgtgtgtgagtgtgtgtttggaaagGCAGGGTTAATTGAATTTGGTAAAAGGGGAGGCGAGGGGAGGCGAGGGGGGGGTTTCTAGAAAGCCAGGATTTCTCAGAACGGCGAAGTCCAACTGGTTCTCCTCACCGCTTGATCTCGCCCGGTGAGCAGGGGCCGACACGTCCCCAGTAATGACGACACAGCGGAACACGCCGGACCAGAGAGAGAGCTTTATGACAACAGGCCTCAAGTATCGACTGACCGATAACAGcagctaatacacacacacacacattatatatatatatatacacacatattaaaaaagtactgtacttttacagtAGAGACTCAGATCTCATTaaagcttctcattctgaagaaagaagtagtgagatcttgtcggtgagctagtctgaagaacagagctcggttcctccagggttctcctggacgccccccagtccagccagcacagcgaggaggatgtgttcacctccatcatcatcatcatcatcatcatcatcatcagcagcagcagctcacctgattcaccatcattaagccctgatttaccaccaaaccaggtgttgatctgaggagaactctaaataatactagactcctgagagaggagaacttcagagatgttctaatgatgaacacagagatggagaaccaccttcaccactttctgtaggagtgatattattagtgtttattctgatatcagtgttttaccACTGTTAGCGGGCCTGGTACTTTGGAATAAAGCCCAGCATCTGATGTTGATCGCTGTGCGGGGTACAGGTGTGTAACAGGGAGTACGAGGCTGTTTGCTGTGGGCCTGTGTGTGGTAGTTCGTGAGGCTCAGGGTCATTAGGAGCGTGCTACGCCTCGTCTGCCCATGGTCAGTGTGAATGGGCCTCAGAGAGGGTCCCGCTCTGTAAGCTCATTAGATTCATTAACACCCACTACTGTcttcatctacacacacacacacacacacacacacatccctgctttataaaacacacacacacacacactcttacttgTGATGTCTGTTCATGGCAGCGACCATAAGCGCAGTCCAGCCCAGACGGTGGCGAGTGTTTGGATCCGTTCCAGCTGCCAACaagctgaagagagagagagagagagagagagagagagagaggggttaggtcAGTGTTGAGTAAAGGAGAGatcagtgtttctgctgccgTCTGTCtcaggaagagtgtgtgtgtgtgtgtgtgtgtgtgtttacagtaaacacagcctccTGTTTTACCCCCTCGAGTGACCAGACTTAATACTTAACACATCTGGTGCCTGtcagcgcgcacacacacacacacacacacacacacacacacacacacacacacacacacacacacacacacctgaaaccATCTGCGCGGAGGCCTCTGGGCTAAAGCTGAGCAACACTTCCAAAACCAGTGTAACActcaatcccccccccccccccctctcgctcgctcgctcggacacacacactctctccagtTTCACACACTCCACTGCCCGCATTGTTTAACAGTTTATGTCCAGCAGACGCGCAGACCCGGTCTAAAGTGGAGGACAGGTGTGTGTAATATCAcctgatgagtgtgtgtgtgtgtgtgtgtgtgtgtgtgtgtgtgtgtgtcatgggGGTCCGGCCGTAGAGCCGTCCGCCGTCTGTCACATCTCCTCAGGCCTGAGCGGAAACCTCAGCACCTTTAACCTCCTCATTACACTGCAGACATCCCTACACCCTGATCCTGGACTCGCATCTCATTAacttctattttattattattattattattattattattaacggCTTTAATGTGTATTAATTTATAAACCTCCTTCTGCATGTTACACATAGAAGCTCACACTGGATATTACATACACTGTAGATTCACactgaatataaataataaaaacaataattattcttattataaattataataacatttaaaaactgtTATTCTGTGTATTCATTCTATTAGAAACTCATTATTGATAATAATTTACTGGACCTTCATTCTAGATGTTACATGTGTTTCATACTGGATTTGAATTTTACTAGAACTTCCTTCTGGACTTTACACTTATCAGAACTTTATTATCAAGACTAATAATAATTTAGCAAGACTGTGTGAATTCTGTCGTCATTTTCTATGTTTCAATGCAAACAAAtaggatttttttcttttttttaaatgataccTAATGTTTAAATTGCTGTACAGTAACAATAtcataataacagtaattattACACATTTTAAACGCTAATAAACTAAGAGTTCAGAGTAAAATTAGAGTGATCAGAGAGGTTCAGAGTGAAATTAGAGTGGTTCAGAGCGATTCAGAGTAAAAttagagtgattcagagtgatatCTGAGTGAATTTAGAGTGATTCAGAATGAAATTTGAGTGATTTAAGATTGATTCAGAGTGAAATttgagtgattcagagtgaaaTTTGAGTGATTAAGATTGATTCCGAGTGAATttagagtgattcagagtgaaaTTAGAGTGATTCAGATTGATTCAGAGTGAAATTTGAGTGATTTAAGATTGATTCCGAGTAAAAttagagtgattcagagtgattcagagtgattctgAGTGAAAttagagtggttcagagtgaaaTTAGAGTGGAAttagagtggttcagagtgattcagagtgattctgAGTGAAAttagagtggttcagagtgattcagagtgaaaTTAGAgtgttcagagtgattcagagtgattctgAGTGAAAttagagtggttcagagtgattcagagtgaaattagagtggttcagagtgattcagagtgattcagagtgaaattagagtggttcagagtgaatTAGAGTGAAAttagagtggttcagagtgattcagactGGGGCTTTGGTGTGAAACTGTGTTCACTGCAGAGGAACTTACTGATTCTTACTGATCTCTTTACAGTGCTGGTGGACGGAACCAGGCGTCGTCATGGCGATAACTCCAATATAGCCGTTTTATTAACTATCCGAACCCACCAATCACTCCACCATGACCAGgaatcttctcagaactctggaaGAACAGTgcctcaggcatcaggcagtgtcttTTAGAGCTTCTGAcgtctgcttccattcacctccactgtagaaccacagctctggcTGGgagaggttatctagaacctccactgtagaacagctctgactggggaggttatctagaaccgagggCTTTATCAAAAAAAATCAGTGAGAGTGATCTGACACTAGACACACAGTGGAACAGATGGCGCGTGTACGGTCATACGGCATCCCGtccttcacaaacacacacactcgcatgcccacacacacacacacacacacacacacaacacacacacacacaggctgagaGGTTCAGGGTGAGCGGTTTATTTCTGAGAACTTGGGGTCAGTCCGTCTCTCTGTAGACCAAGCTGGCCATGTTTGTGTTTCAGCTCAtcctttactgtgtgtgtgtgtgtgtgcagctccATATTGTGCTAGAATGGCAACAGTCCATTTATTATTGCTTttccactccctctctctctctctctctctctctctctctctctctctccacccctctCTCATTATGCCTCGCTCGCCCCTCTCTTTCTATTTGGCTCTCTCTGCTTCAACCAGGCGCGCCTCAAAGCCGAGTAAGGCTGTGCCTCTCGGCCATTACCTCACcgaggcctctctctctctctcggcctgCAGGATGCTCTTAGTTACCCAGTCTACCCAGCAATAACAGAGAGCAACTAGAACATCAGAATCACACCAGCTGTCAAACatgtggtggtagtgtgatggtttGAGGACCCTTTGCTTTGACTGACAGACTGATCCATGGTCCAGACTGATAGACTGACCCATGGTCCAGACTGACTGATAGACTGACCATGGTCCAGACTGACTGATAGACTGACCCATGGTCCAGACTGACTGATAGACTGACCCATGGTCCAGTCTGATAGACTGGTGGTGGTACTGTGAGGGTTGGAGGACCTTTGCTGGTCCAAACTGGCCTAGTCAAAGACCTGCCTTGGAGCACACTGAGATAATGTCGGAGGACCGTAATCGGAGAGGCGAGGCACACCCAGTTATGAGTTTAGGACGATGTGGTGGTGCAAAGCTGTTTTCTGAAACTGATCTGAGACAACTGGCGATAAATAGGCAGAAATAGGGGGAATCAGGAGGGGTGAATACTTTGTCACAGGACTGTATAACCATTAATAAAAAGcctcataaataaacaaaatacacacatatataatatatacatgtaaCACTATAGCCTGCCTCATACAGCTCATAAACCTGTGAGTGTGTGCCCACTGAGCCATAAACcactgctgccctctagtggacggAGCATTATTTACAGTTTGTCTCGAATTAAAATCAAaacacactgtatggacaaaagtattgggacagctgcttgTTAATTCAGGGTTTCTTCAGAAAtccaggctattaaaaagagttgatcctgcttttgatggaggaATCTAGActctttctactagactttggaggggcattgctgtgaggatttgattgcattccatgACAAATCCATTTAGATataaaggggaggggggggaataataagaatatatataataatattatttatgtgAGTATAGAAGAAAGTTGTGTTCTGGAACAAAGCGTTGATTATAAATAACatggtaaataaaatggcaATCAAAGGGGCCAGGCACTTCAGCCACTAACCGCGACAGTGAAGGGATACAGTGCAGAAAGAGAAATATTCTATTATTTATGATATCTTTATAGACGTTTTATTGTGGATATTACTTACTAGTGAAATTCTTTCTTCATTTTAACGTTTATTCGGATCATtaattcttttttctttaatgtttCACACAGATGTTACTACCAATGCTTTAAATTCAGAGATAATAATAGCTAATTAAAAATTACAGGAGTCGAGCAGAGCGGGGTAAATTAATataaagtagggctgggcgatatggtaaaaatatcagTACTCATGACATGTTGCTTCTGGAGTCAAAACCAAACGCTGAGGTATAGTGCCACCATCTGGCCAATCAGTGCAACTTCACCTGCCTGAACACTACATTAACATCTGACCGTGCCCTAGTCCTTGGACCCCTAACATTGCCGTTTTAGTACCATGATTTCCATTCCGGCCCAGCAGGACTTCCACAGCGGGACGGAAAAACAGAATGAGGTACCACGTACCCACCCCCTCCCACCCACCCCAACACACAATTCCCTGAGGTGAGCTGTTTACCTTTCCACCTCCTGCGCGTTGCTGGACCTGGCCGCGTTCAAAAGACCTTCCCCTGTGGAGGGCAGGGCACATTTTTAGGGATACAGCCTACAGACAGCAGGGAGtgtttttgattattattatttttaatatttattcattatttctaaatcttcctgaagtcCACGCCACCTGAATGGGGTGTTAAGAGCTGGAGGCCACTGGGCCAGACAGTAGTTCACTAAGTAGTGAACAAGGGTTTGTGTGAGTTGGGACTTTACCTTTAGAGTCTTCATCCTTCTTCAAGCACAAGGCCACCGCCGCAGCGGACAGCACCCCGGCTGTGGCCCGCCGCCCCCTTGCTTGCCCCACCGCCGCTCCTGCCccctgcctcctcctcctcccagtACTTCTGGGCGTGCCCCGCCGAAGCCAGCGCCGCCCACGAGCTCCTCCGATTCTCCAGGCTGGCGCGCCACCTGTTGGCCAGCTGGTGGTACTGCACCACGAGGGGTCACGCTGGACGGCGTTGGCGGGGGCCGCTGCGGGGCCCCGGGCCCGCTTCGAGCTCGCGCGCGCAGACCTTGGAGGCCTCGCCGGGGCTCGTGTGCAGCACGCGGCAGGGAGACAGGCTGCGAGAGCGCCTCAGCAGCAGCCGCTTTGGTACCGAGGGAGAGCAGCATGGTGGACACTGCAACacacagaaccagaaccagacatACACAGATATTAAACATGACCTAACTTCAGTATGAATgatcagggttgtgggttcgatacccgggctcggcaagctgccactgctgggtcCTTAAACAAGGCCCTTCACACTCTCTGATCCCcgggctgcccaccgctccgggcatgtgtgctcactgtccactctgtgtgtgtgtgtgtgtgtgtgttcactgcacggatgggttacaGGCGGAGGCCGAATTCCATTAGAACAGGTCCCTGAGATTTGGCTTCCTATACCAGTATATTCCAGAAATCTGACATGCAGCTAATTCAAGCTAATTCAAGCTAATTTAAGCTAATTTAAGCTAATTCTAATTAATTCAAGCTAATTTAAGCTAATTTAAGCTAATTTAAGATACTTTGAGCTAATTCAAGCAAATACAAGCTAATTTGAGCTAATTCAAGTTAATTTGAGCTAAATCGAGCTAATTCAAGCTAATTTAAGATAATTCTAACTAATTCAAGTTAATTTAAGATCATTCAAGCTAATGTAAGCTAATGTAAGCTAGCTAGGCGTGACAGGACAAAACCAGTGATTAATAAACTGGgtgtttttgcagtttaatGTAACATTTTTGAGTCAAGGTTACAATTAGCAACTTTAACAATGTTTCCATACGATATTAAACCCTTTTGTTTATAATATTAACATAAACTTTAACAAtaacacttttacaaaaaagGCCAACAGCTTAGTAAAAACTACAAAACCCAGAATTACTGTACTGTCTCTTTTTTCCATTCTATTGTTATTGAATTATAATATCGAGTAATATCACACCGTACCGTATAAACCGGCATCTATTACATTATTTATCATCTTAATGACACTAATTATAGATTTAAGTGAATATTAACACTAATGACAGCAGATCTTTAATGActattaatatgaattatttgagCAGATTTGCATACAATAACTGAATCCACTATAACAACAACGCGCTGGGCTTTTGTTTATAtgatattgttaataataaatacagacataaatatataaatatatgaatatatgaatatgaatatagccttatatacacacacaagcccTCAGAGCACACATGTGGAGGACAGCAGGCTGATCAGCCAATAAACGAACCTATAAAACCCAAAACGAGCCGAAAACAGCGGGTACAGCTCAAACTCCCATACTTACACGAGTGAGATTCGGGGGTTTACGGTGTTTTTTGGctgatttttaataatttgCGAGGCTTTAATGTCAAGAGAAAGTCAGTCCGGAAAGCACAGCAGAATAAACGACAGCGGCGCGCTGCAACGCGTCACCGCCGCGCAAGGCCTTGTGGGAAATGCAGTTTTTCCAGCGCCTTTACGTTTTTACGTTCGTTTGTACGTTTTTTTTAGCtatgatatatatgatttattaattaatgttttttttttttattattttggctTCACTGTAGCAAGCAAGTGTTTAaggatgtattattattattattattattattattatttttatggttATTGTTATTTAGGGATacgaacagcaggtggcgcagcgagctgcaaaaaaaaaaaaaaaaaaaaaaaaaaaagagatgacaTTTACTGCCTTAAAGCTAATCTGACCTCCTCTACTCCACAGCAGGACTGTGTGCAGATCTTCAGGGGTTGTGGTCAGATGGGCAGTCCTGCTATAGTGCAGAGAGCAGCAATCTGCTGCATAGGAGGAGGCTGGACGTGCCTCGCAGCTCAGCACGGCGGCCGGGGCGGTTTTGGCGGCCGGGGCGTTAAAGGGTTTCTAAAATAGTGATTGTTCCAAAGGAAGTGGTTGACAAGACCAacagctactgctgctgctgctgcagattaGCTGCTCCTCATGCAGCCACCTGGCTGACGGTTGAGGGCCCTGGGTGCTGTAACCTGCTTTTGGGCCCTGTTGCATCATCATACTGGGTACATccctcctctcccctccccaccacctccacctgccTGGACTGCTCACACAcagtgcctctgtgtgtgtgtgtgtgtgtgtgtgggggggggtgatcCTGAGCCTGAGCCTGATCACATGACCAGAGGGCTGGAAAACACCAGCGCTGGGGGGC
The sequence above is drawn from the Salminus brasiliensis chromosome 11, fSalBra1.hap2, whole genome shotgun sequence genome and encodes:
- the LOC140565141 gene encoding uncharacterized protein, whose product is MPGAVGSPGIRECALAACLPAACCTRAPARPPRSARASSKRARGPAAAPANAVQRDPSWCSTTSWPTGGAPAWRIGGARGRRWLRRGTPRSTGRRRRQGAGAAVGQARGRRATAGVLSAAAVALCLKKDEDSKGEGLLNAARSSNAQEVESLLAAGTDPNTRHRLGWTALMVAAMNRHHNVVKVLLESGADPNLGDEFSSVYGLHGTKVSTLWRCWSAGRTRVQQ